One Mucilaginibacter ginkgonis genomic region harbors:
- a CDS encoding lipopolysaccharide biosynthesis protein → MVKKLIKSSLFKSAGIYGGTNIINAAIPFLMMPILTRALNPSDYGVVAMFSVLLSFTAPFIGVSANAAIGRQYFNKDQVDLKVYIVNCFLILFVSTFVVAVVFLVFAGPIAKLSEFPKTWIWYVILTSFCTFISSITTTLWQVQSKSIPYGVFQISNTFINVLFSLAFVLLLKWSWQGRILAQVFTSIIFAVISIYILYRNKWFKFEYNKQYFNNALQFGMPLIPHTLGAVIMTMSDRVFITKMVGLNATGLYAVGYALGNIIGFVENSFNLAYIPWLYDKLNYVDYQFKRKIVKFTYLYFGIIISLALIMSFIAPYFLSFFVGEKFKGATIFVFWIAMSFAFSGMYKMVVNYIFYTQKTGYLAWITFSSAAVNLPLNYFLIKRYGAVGSAMATAFVSIFFFVLTWILSNKVYKMPWLLFKRVPVA, encoded by the coding sequence ATGGTTAAGAAACTGATAAAATCCTCACTTTTTAAATCTGCGGGAATATACGGAGGCACCAATATCATCAATGCTGCCATACCTTTTTTAATGATGCCGATATTGACCCGCGCGCTTAACCCGAGTGATTACGGTGTTGTCGCAATGTTTAGTGTTCTGCTAAGTTTTACCGCGCCATTTATTGGCGTATCTGCTAACGCAGCTATAGGAAGGCAATATTTTAATAAAGATCAGGTTGATTTGAAGGTTTATATTGTCAACTGCTTTTTGATATTATTTGTTAGCACGTTTGTTGTCGCAGTTGTTTTTCTAGTTTTCGCAGGGCCTATAGCCAAACTCTCGGAATTTCCCAAAACATGGATTTGGTACGTTATTTTGACCTCTTTCTGTACGTTTATAAGTTCCATTACTACAACTCTGTGGCAAGTTCAATCCAAATCGATCCCATATGGGGTGTTTCAAATTTCTAATACATTTATCAACGTACTTTTTAGCTTAGCTTTTGTGTTATTATTAAAGTGGAGTTGGCAGGGCAGGATACTTGCACAGGTCTTTACCAGCATTATTTTCGCTGTTATATCCATTTACATCTTATATAGAAATAAATGGTTCAAATTTGAATACAACAAGCAATATTTTAACAACGCGTTGCAGTTTGGCATGCCTTTAATTCCACACACGTTAGGCGCAGTTATCATGACAATGTCAGATCGTGTATTTATCACTAAAATGGTAGGGCTTAACGCTACCGGTTTATATGCTGTTGGATACGCTTTAGGCAATATAATCGGCTTTGTTGAAAATTCTTTTAATCTTGCATACATACCATGGTTGTACGATAAACTGAATTATGTTGATTACCAGTTCAAAAGAAAAATTGTAAAATTCACCTACCTATATTTTGGAATCATCATTTCTCTGGCGCTCATAATGTCATTTATAGCACCTTATTTCTTAAGTTTTTTTGTAGGAGAAAAATTTAAGGGAGCGACAATCTTTGTATTTTGGATTGCAATGAGTTTTGCCTTTAGTGGGATGTATAAAATGGTGGTAAACTACATTTTTTACACCCAAAAAACCGGTTACCTGGCGTGGATCACATTCTCTAGCGCGGCGGTAAATTTGCCTTTAAATTATTTTCTTATTAAAAGGTATGGCGCTGTAGGCTCTGCGATGGCTACCGCTTTTGTTAGCATTTTCTTTTTCGTACTAACCTGGATCTTGTCTAATAAGGTTTATAAAATGCCGTGGCTTTTATTTAAGAGAGTTCCGGTGGCTTAA
- a CDS encoding Wzz/FepE/Etk N-terminal domain-containing protein — protein sequence MPDINYPKNFESKDEISFKEIFAKLKLLKIRILKSWITIFICAFIFAGLGYGYSLLKGKKYVATTTFVLESPEGGGSNLGQFAGIASMAGLDVGGNIGGLFQADNILELYRSRKMLKETLLSPLKSDTSSLIGDRFVRINHWEKLLKSDSVSVNFRDALNLDSLPPKKQVVLNRLITAMASNIDAKCLTVDKPNKKSSVINISVSSTDEIFSKEFNDRLVENVNNFYIKTKTSKALQSVTVFKQQADSVRNILNSSLYNVAAVTDATPNLNPTKQVLRVPIQRSQVNADANKAMLAEMVKNLEASRMMLRQETPLIQIIDKPVYPLQTVELARLFGVIFGFIIGIVFALVLISIRFVFTDILKND from the coding sequence ATGCCTGACATAAATTATCCTAAAAATTTTGAAAGCAAAGACGAGATCTCTTTCAAAGAAATTTTCGCGAAACTGAAGTTGTTGAAAATCCGCATTTTAAAAAGCTGGATCACTATTTTTATCTGTGCATTTATATTTGCCGGATTGGGGTATGGATACTCCCTATTAAAAGGTAAAAAATATGTAGCTACCACAACTTTTGTCTTGGAGTCCCCGGAAGGCGGCGGTAGTAATCTGGGCCAATTTGCCGGTATTGCTTCTATGGCGGGGCTGGATGTAGGCGGAAACATTGGCGGCTTATTTCAGGCCGATAACATCCTTGAACTCTACAGGTCAAGAAAGATGTTAAAGGAAACTTTATTGAGTCCGCTAAAAAGTGACACATCTTCTTTAATAGGCGATAGGTTTGTAAGAATTAACCATTGGGAAAAGCTTTTGAAATCAGATTCGGTATCTGTGAACTTTCGCGATGCATTAAATCTGGATAGCTTACCACCTAAAAAACAGGTTGTGCTTAACAGGCTCATAACAGCTATGGCATCTAATATTGATGCGAAGTGTTTAACGGTTGATAAGCCAAATAAAAAAAGCAGCGTGATTAACATTTCTGTTAGTTCCACAGATGAAATTTTTTCAAAGGAATTTAATGACAGGTTGGTTGAGAATGTCAACAATTTCTATATAAAAACTAAGACGTCTAAAGCCCTACAAAGTGTTACGGTCTTTAAACAACAAGCAGATTCTGTAAGGAACATTTTAAATAGTTCTTTATATAATGTTGCTGCTGTTACAGATGCAACTCCCAATCTAAATCCTACTAAGCAGGTTTTACGTGTCCCTATTCAAAGGTCACAGGTTAACGCCGATGCCAATAAAGCAATGCTGGCAGAGATGGTTAAAAACCTGGAAGCGTCGAGAATGATGCTACGGCAAGAAACTCCATTAATTCAAATAATTGATAAACCGGTTTATCCGTTGCAGACCGTGGAGCTTGCTCGGCTTTTCGGAGTGATATTTGGATTCATTATAGGTATTGTATTTGCCTTGGTTTTAATAAGTATAAGATTTGTGTTTACCGATATTCTAAAAAATGACTGA